In the genome of Leguminivora glycinivorella isolate SPB_JAAS2020 chromosome 21, LegGlyc_1.1, whole genome shotgun sequence, one region contains:
- the LOC125237584 gene encoding facilitated trehalose transporter Tret1-like isoform X1, whose product MPLENSRLGLFLRQCLVTAAVGINMIGYGCGFGFPGILLPQLEMPGSTISVSVNQESWLASVSSIPMIFGNFLIPVVMSRAGRKMALYVVTLILMMGWFVVIIATNYEMLLLGMMIQGLSFGMFMPLRSVYIGECCSPRYRGGFLTATVLAQIFGILFVHFTGSLISYHLTALCSISFSLISLILTLYSPESPSWLATIGQHDACRENFLWLRGEDEMPELERIIETVNLFETQERIPHTPREIITVVKKKEFYKPILLLFALYTMLSCGGAPIMGAYAVTILGLLMPKANANFWMVALDCQRLLFTGAAIFVINKFKRRTMLFCIGSLCAGSQVLMGAYLFAKNNDYLPFDSLWIPGILISVQMLSISMGMQPLPAVIAGEVCPLQHRGLAGGIGVTALSVAAFVVLKTFPGLVSVGGLEGAYAVYAGIIVTCLGVAWVLLPETSGRTLQQIEEHFRGTPMLNDDEEKLLANETKSIYFSIQK is encoded by the exons ATGCCGCTAGAGAACAGTAGATTGGGACTATTCTTGAGACAA TGCCTGGTGACGGCAGCAGTTGGCATCAACATGATTGGCTACGGCTGCGGCTTCGGCTTCCCTGGGATCCTGCTACCCCAATTGGAAATGCCAGGCTCCACCATCAGCGTCTCCGTCAATCAAGAGTCTTGGCTAG CTTCAGTCAGTTCAATCCCAATGATCTTCGGCAACTTTCTAATCCCAGTGGTGATGTCACGGGCCGGACGAAAGATGGCGCTGTACGTTGTGACCTTGATCCTGATGATGGGCTGGTTCGTCGTCATTATAGCCACAAACTATGAG ATGCTGTTACTAGGGATGATGATCCAAGGCCTGTCCTTCGGCATGTTCATGCCTCTCCGTTCCGTGTACATCGGCGAGTGCTGCAGCCCGCGCTACCGCGGCGGTTTCCTCACCGCCACCGTCCTCGCTCAGATCTTCGGCATCCTCTTCGTCCACTTCACTGGCTCCCTCATCAGCTACCACCTCACTGCCCTCTGCTCTATCTCCTTCTCTCTCATCAGCCTTATCTTAACCTTATACTCGCCAGAATCTCCCAGCTGGCTTGCCACAATAGGACAGCATGATGCCTGCAGAGAGAACTTCTTATGGCTAAGAGGGGAGGATGAAATGCCTGAGCTGGAGAGAATTATCGAAACTGTCAACCTTTTTGAGACGCAAGAGAGAATCCCACACACACCTAGAGAAATTATCACAGTGGTAAAGAAGAAAGAATTCTACAAGCCAATTTTGTTGTTATTCGCTTTGTATACTATGCTCAGTTGTGGAGGAGCGCCAATAATGGGAGCGTACGCGGTGACGATTTTGGGATTACTAATGCCTAAAGCAAACGCAAATTTCTGGATGGTAGCTTTAGATTGCCAGAGACTATTATTTACTGGTGCAGCTATTTTCGTTATTAACAAATTTAAGAGAAGAACCATGCTGTTTTGCATAGGGTCTCTTTGCGCTGGAAGTCAAGTACTGATGGGTGCTTACTTATTTGCTAAGAACAATGATTACCTGCCTTTCGATTCTTTATGGATACCTGGTATACTTATAAGTGTGCAAATGTTGAGTATATCTATGGGAATGCAGCCGCTGCCTGCTGTAATCGCTGGTGAGGTGTGTCCTCTGCAGCATAGGGGTCTTGCAGGGGGCATAGGTGTTACAGCGTTGAGCGTGGCTGCTTTCGTGGTGTTAAAGACTTTTCCTGGTCTGGTTTCTGTAGGGGGGTTGGAAGGGGCGTACGCAGTGTACGCTGGGATCATAGTGACGTGTCTGGGGGTTGCGTGGGTGCTGCTTCCGGAGACTAGTGGACGGACGCTGCAGCAGATCGAGGAGCATTTTCGAGGGACGCCAATGTTGAATGATGATGAGGAGAAACTATTGGCAAATGAAACGAAATCTATTTACTTCtctattcaaaaatga
- the LOC125237584 gene encoding facilitated trehalose transporter Tret1-like isoform X2 yields the protein MIFGNFLIPVVMSRAGRKMALYVVTLILMMGWFVVIIATNYEMLLLGMMIQGLSFGMFMPLRSVYIGECCSPRYRGGFLTATVLAQIFGILFVHFTGSLISYHLTALCSISFSLISLILTLYSPESPSWLATIGQHDACRENFLWLRGEDEMPELERIIETVNLFETQERIPHTPREIITVVKKKEFYKPILLLFALYTMLSCGGAPIMGAYAVTILGLLMPKANANFWMVALDCQRLLFTGAAIFVINKFKRRTMLFCIGSLCAGSQVLMGAYLFAKNNDYLPFDSLWIPGILISVQMLSISMGMQPLPAVIAGEVCPLQHRGLAGGIGVTALSVAAFVVLKTFPGLVSVGGLEGAYAVYAGIIVTCLGVAWVLLPETSGRTLQQIEEHFRGTPMLNDDEEKLLANETKSIYFSIQK from the exons ATGATCTTCGGCAACTTTCTAATCCCAGTGGTGATGTCACGGGCCGGACGAAAGATGGCGCTGTACGTTGTGACCTTGATCCTGATGATGGGCTGGTTCGTCGTCATTATAGCCACAAACTATGAG ATGCTGTTACTAGGGATGATGATCCAAGGCCTGTCCTTCGGCATGTTCATGCCTCTCCGTTCCGTGTACATCGGCGAGTGCTGCAGCCCGCGCTACCGCGGCGGTTTCCTCACCGCCACCGTCCTCGCTCAGATCTTCGGCATCCTCTTCGTCCACTTCACTGGCTCCCTCATCAGCTACCACCTCACTGCCCTCTGCTCTATCTCCTTCTCTCTCATCAGCCTTATCTTAACCTTATACTCGCCAGAATCTCCCAGCTGGCTTGCCACAATAGGACAGCATGATGCCTGCAGAGAGAACTTCTTATGGCTAAGAGGGGAGGATGAAATGCCTGAGCTGGAGAGAATTATCGAAACTGTCAACCTTTTTGAGACGCAAGAGAGAATCCCACACACACCTAGAGAAATTATCACAGTGGTAAAGAAGAAAGAATTCTACAAGCCAATTTTGTTGTTATTCGCTTTGTATACTATGCTCAGTTGTGGAGGAGCGCCAATAATGGGAGCGTACGCGGTGACGATTTTGGGATTACTAATGCCTAAAGCAAACGCAAATTTCTGGATGGTAGCTTTAGATTGCCAGAGACTATTATTTACTGGTGCAGCTATTTTCGTTATTAACAAATTTAAGAGAAGAACCATGCTGTTTTGCATAGGGTCTCTTTGCGCTGGAAGTCAAGTACTGATGGGTGCTTACTTATTTGCTAAGAACAATGATTACCTGCCTTTCGATTCTTTATGGATACCTGGTATACTTATAAGTGTGCAAATGTTGAGTATATCTATGGGAATGCAGCCGCTGCCTGCTGTAATCGCTGGTGAGGTGTGTCCTCTGCAGCATAGGGGTCTTGCAGGGGGCATAGGTGTTACAGCGTTGAGCGTGGCTGCTTTCGTGGTGTTAAAGACTTTTCCTGGTCTGGTTTCTGTAGGGGGGTTGGAAGGGGCGTACGCAGTGTACGCTGGGATCATAGTGACGTGTCTGGGGGTTGCGTGGGTGCTGCTTCCGGAGACTAGTGGACGGACGCTGCAGCAGATCGAGGAGCATTTTCGAGGGACGCCAATGTTGAATGATGATGAGGAGAAACTATTGGCAAATGAAACGAAATCTATTTACTTCtctattcaaaaatga